In one Sulfitobacter sp. LCG007 genomic region, the following are encoded:
- a CDS encoding D-alanyl-D-alanine carboxypeptidase family protein, translating to MKRIAAAVIFFLALWPLAASAFDTSARAAFVIDQTTGTVLLSKNADTPLPPASMSKLMTLYVAFEAVRDGRLSLDEQLPVSEHAMSYGGSTMFLDTTDRVRVEDLLRGIIVLSGNDACAVIAEALSPDGTEAGFARMMTQRAQQLGMTNTTLMNSNGWPQAGHLMSVRDLALLARHLIEDFPEFYPLFAETEFNFDGRAPKNNTNRNPLLSLGIGVDGLKTGHTQDAGYGLVGSARQDDRRVIFVISGLDSMKQRAEESEAIVNWAFRQFAQRPLAKAGETIAEADVWLGAEARVNLVPANDLDILMPVLQKGPVEAEVVFTAPVAAPIAKGDRLGELVFTPEGMPEMRLPLVADRDIPRGGFVSRVSTAALVLFERLRQGSEVAM from the coding sequence GTGAAACGCATTGCCGCAGCAGTCATCTTCTTTCTCGCTCTCTGGCCGCTGGCCGCGAGCGCCTTTGACACATCCGCAAGAGCGGCCTTCGTCATCGATCAGACCACCGGCACGGTTCTGCTGTCGAAGAATGCCGACACGCCGCTGCCCCCCGCATCGATGTCGAAACTGATGACGCTCTATGTCGCCTTCGAGGCAGTGCGCGACGGTCGGCTTTCGCTCGACGAGCAGCTGCCGGTTTCCGAACACGCCATGTCCTATGGCGGTTCGACGATGTTTCTCGACACCACCGATCGTGTGCGGGTCGAGGATCTGCTGAGGGGCATCATCGTTCTGTCGGGCAACGACGCCTGCGCCGTGATCGCCGAGGCGCTTTCGCCGGACGGTACCGAGGCGGGCTTCGCGCGAATGATGACCCAGCGCGCGCAGCAGTTGGGCATGACCAACACGACGCTGATGAATTCCAATGGCTGGCCCCAGGCCGGACATCTGATGTCGGTGCGCGATCTGGCGCTGCTGGCGCGGCACCTGATCGAGGACTTTCCCGAATTCTACCCGCTCTTCGCCGAGACCGAATTCAATTTCGACGGGCGCGCGCCCAAGAACAACACCAACCGCAATCCCCTGCTCTCTCTCGGCATCGGTGTGGACGGGTTGAAGACCGGGCATACGCAGGACGCGGGCTATGGCCTTGTCGGGTCGGCCAGACAGGACGACCGGCGGGTGATCTTCGTGATCTCCGGGCTCGACAGCATGAAACAGCGGGCCGAGGAATCTGAGGCCATCGTCAACTGGGCCTTTCGGCAGTTCGCCCAACGCCCGCTTGCCAAGGCGGGCGAGACGATCGCCGAGGCGGACGTCTGGCTGGGGGCGGAAGCGCGCGTGAACCTCGTGCCGGCCAATGACCTCGATATCCTCATGCCGGTCCTGCAGAAGGGTCCGGTGGAGGCCGAGGTCGTCTTCACCGCACCGGTCGCCGCGCCCATCGCGAAGGGCGACAGGCTGGGGGAACTGGTCTTCACCCCGGAAGGAATGCCCGAGATGCGCCTGCCGCTGGTGGCCGACCGCGACATCCCGCGCGGCGGGTTCGTTTCACG